A genomic window from Terriglobia bacterium includes:
- a CDS encoding SAM-dependent methyltransferase, with the protein MTESRRQTPLATLLVERIRRQGPLTFADYMRECLYHPLHGYYSRSEARRFSDYYTSVDVHPIFGRLLARQLAEMWAQMGGPQAFSVVEAGAGVGRLAGHILDFAETRLPELYGALRYVAVERSKARREQASGGLARHIAAGRCAVALEIPARLLQGCLISNELVDALPVHRVVMQGGALQELFVTERAGALAEQLAPLSTCAISEYFVALGIQLREGQQAEAGLEACDWITEIGRRIERGFLLTADYGHAAAELYDQRHMRGTLLAYERHRASEDYYAAPGEQDLTAHVNFTALEQWGARAGLERVGRVSQTEFLLALGQGNDFADLYEPGASEADRVRARLLLKNLIFPEGMGERFSVLIHHKRVPGAQLTGLAGIPGPR; encoded by the coding sequence ATGACCGAATCCCGCCGGCAGACCCCGCTAGCTACTCTGCTCGTGGAACGCATCCGCCGCCAGGGCCCGCTGACCTTCGCCGACTACATGCGCGAGTGCCTCTATCACCCGCTGCACGGTTACTACAGCCGGAGCGAGGCGCGGCGCTTTTCCGACTACTACACCAGCGTGGACGTGCACCCCATCTTCGGGCGCCTGCTGGCGCGCCAGCTCGCCGAGATGTGGGCGCAGATGGGCGGGCCACAGGCGTTCTCCGTGGTGGAAGCGGGAGCGGGCGTGGGCCGCCTCGCGGGCCACATCCTGGATTTTGCGGAGACGCGCCTGCCGGAGCTGTATGGCGCGCTGCGCTACGTCGCCGTGGAGCGTTCGAAGGCGCGGCGCGAGCAGGCTTCCGGGGGCCTGGCCCGGCACATCGCGGCTGGCCGCTGCGCGGTAGCCCTCGAAATTCCCGCGCGGCTTCTCCAAGGCTGCCTCATTTCCAACGAGCTCGTGGACGCGCTGCCGGTGCATCGGGTCGTCATGCAGGGCGGCGCGCTCCAGGAACTGTTCGTCACCGAGCGCGCGGGCGCACTCGCGGAACAACTGGCGCCGCTTTCCACCTGCGCCATCTCCGAATACTTCGTGGCGCTGGGCATCCAACTCCGCGAAGGCCAGCAGGCCGAGGCCGGTCTGGAGGCCTGCGACTGGATCACCGAGATCGGGCGGCGCATCGAGCGCGGTTTCCTGCTTACCGCGGATTACGGCCACGCGGCCGCGGAGCTGTACGACCAGCGGCACATGCGCGGCACGTTGCTGGCGTACGAGAGGCACCGCGCCAGCGAAGACTACTACGCGGCGCCGGGCGAGCAGGACCTCACGGCGCATGTGAATTTCACGGCCCTGGAGCAGTGGGGCGCCAGGGCCGGCCTCGAGCGCGTGGGCCGCGTCTCGCAGACGGAATTTCTGCTGGCGCTGGGGCAGGGCAACGACTTCGCGGATCTCTACGAACCCGGCGCCAGCGAAGCCGACCGCGTGCGCGCCCGCCTGCTCCTCAAGAACCTGATCTTCCCGGAAGGCATGGGCGAGCGCTTTTCCGTCCTCATCCACCACAAGCGTGTCCCGGGCGCCCAGCTGACTGGGCTCGCAGGCATCCCCGGCCCGCGATAG
- the lpxB gene encoding lipid-A-disaccharide synthase has protein sequence MTSMTPTPILLSAGEASGEMYAAKLATALRQRADVALFGMGGARMREAGVETVTDYSEVAVVGITEVLRHLPSLLRAMQRLVSEAGRRRPPLAVLTDFPGFHLRLARKLLPQGVRNIYFVCPQFWAWRPWRVRLLRRRFALGLCIFPFEEKFFGDAGVPVEFIGHPLVGEVRAAQSREAFCRGNGLDAARPIVTLLPGSRSSEMARHLPVLREGCALIRKSVPGAQFVLAAAPESDCGALRRGWPQEFPLRVVEGQTYDALAAADAAIVSSGTATVEAALLDAPMVVIYRVSALTALLAKPFVRTPFFSMVNLIAGRRVVPELIQKDFTPQRVAQEALRLLQQEAARTELRRGLAEVRERLGPPGAIERAADAIVRMLRTRPGNAS, from the coding sequence ATGACCTCCATGACGCCCACGCCCATCCTGCTCTCCGCCGGCGAAGCCTCCGGGGAGATGTACGCGGCGAAACTGGCCACGGCACTGCGGCAGCGCGCGGACGTGGCGCTATTCGGCATGGGCGGCGCGCGCATGCGCGAAGCCGGAGTGGAGACCGTCACCGACTACTCCGAAGTCGCGGTGGTGGGCATCACCGAAGTCTTGCGGCACCTGCCGTCCCTGCTGCGCGCTATGCAGCGCCTGGTCTCCGAAGCCGGCCGCCGCCGACCGCCCCTCGCCGTGCTCACCGACTTCCCCGGCTTCCATCTGCGGCTGGCGCGCAAGCTCCTCCCACAGGGCGTTCGCAATATCTATTTCGTCTGCCCGCAGTTCTGGGCCTGGCGGCCTTGGCGAGTGCGCCTCCTCCGGCGGCGATTCGCGCTGGGCCTGTGCATCTTTCCCTTCGAAGAGAAGTTTTTCGGCGATGCCGGGGTGCCCGTGGAGTTCATCGGCCACCCGCTGGTGGGAGAGGTGCGCGCGGCGCAGAGCCGCGAGGCGTTTTGCCGCGGCAACGGCCTGGATGCGGCGCGGCCCATCGTCACGCTGCTGCCGGGCAGCCGCAGCAGCGAGATGGCCCGGCATCTGCCCGTGCTCCGCGAAGGCTGCGCGCTCATCCGGAAGAGCGTTCCCGGGGCGCAGTTCGTTCTGGCGGCGGCTCCGGAAAGCGATTGCGGGGCGTTGCGCCGGGGCTGGCCGCAGGAGTTCCCCCTGCGGGTGGTCGAGGGCCAGACTTACGACGCGCTGGCCGCCGCGGATGCGGCCATCGTCTCCAGCGGCACGGCCACGGTGGAGGCCGCGCTGCTCGACGCCCCCATGGTGGTGATCTACCGCGTCAGCGCGCTTACCGCGCTGCTGGCCAAGCCGTTCGTGCGCACGCCCTTTTTCAGCATGGTCAATCTCATCGCCGGGCGCCGCGTCGTGCCCGAGCTGATCCAGAAGGATTTTACCCCGCAGCGCGTCGCCCAGGAGGCCCTGCGCCTCTTGCAGCAGGAGGCTGCGCGAACCGAGCTGCGCCGCGGGCTGGCGGAAGTCCGCGAGCGCCTGGGGCCGCCGGGGGCCATCGAGCGCGCCGCCGATGCCATTGTGCGCATGTTGCGCACCAGGCCAGGCAACGCTTCCTGA
- a CDS encoding ABC transporter ATP-binding protein/permease, with protein sequence MSNQHEEEALGKAYDARLMRRLLQYLRPYRWRVIFALTLAAIVIPLELAPPKLFQVAVDRYILPGANSLLTAAQARHGIVWISVIFLLVLTVNFLAQYIQIRIMQRVGQQTMFDMRREIFGHLQRLPMSYFDRNPVGRLVTRVTTDVDALNDLFAAGVVTMINDFFLLAVMAGLLLYLNWRLALAALAVLPFILLVTFVFRNFVRDANRRIRTAIARINSFLQEYISGMSVVQLFNRERKAKAEFERRNRDHMLAYKDAILAFGLFYPTVEFLGVAAIALLFWIGGLRIFADKLTLGVLIAFMQYAQRFFRPIQDLSEKFNILQSAMAASERIFKLLDEPITIQTAADARHLAAPRGEIEFRNVWFSYSSAVEPTDTDWVLRDVSFRVAPGQTVAIVGHTGAGKTTLISLLLRFYDIQRGAILLDGVDIRLLDLQDLRRHFGIVLQDPFLFTGTIESNVRLGTSGISREEAERALDEIGLGAFLRSLSEGVATPVNERGSTLSVGQRQLISFARALAHNPRFLILDEATSSVDTKTELLIREALDRLLAGRTALVIAHRLSTIQHADQILVFHKGRLREQGAHQALLAQRGIYYRLYQLQYKEQELRLPAGSPGAPAAQLPAND encoded by the coding sequence ATGAGCAATCAGCACGAAGAAGAAGCACTCGGCAAAGCCTACGACGCGCGTTTGATGCGGCGGCTGCTGCAGTACTTGCGGCCGTACAGGTGGCGGGTTATCTTTGCGCTCACCCTGGCCGCAATCGTCATCCCCCTGGAGCTGGCCCCGCCAAAACTCTTCCAGGTCGCGGTGGACCGCTACATCCTTCCCGGCGCGAACAGCCTGCTTACGGCCGCCCAGGCGCGGCACGGGATCGTCTGGATCAGCGTCATCTTTCTGCTGGTCCTGACGGTGAATTTCCTCGCGCAGTACATCCAGATCCGCATCATGCAGCGCGTGGGCCAGCAAACCATGTTCGACATGCGGCGGGAGATTTTCGGGCACCTGCAACGCCTGCCGATGAGCTATTTCGACCGCAATCCGGTGGGGCGCCTGGTGACCCGGGTGACGACCGACGTGGACGCCCTCAACGACCTATTCGCCGCCGGCGTCGTCACCATGATCAACGACTTCTTCCTGCTCGCGGTGATGGCCGGCCTGCTGCTTTATCTGAACTGGCGCCTGGCGCTGGCGGCGCTGGCGGTGCTGCCGTTCATTCTTCTCGTCACGTTCGTCTTCCGCAATTTCGTGCGCGATGCCAACCGGCGCATCCGCACGGCCATCGCCCGCATCAACTCCTTCCTCCAGGAATACATCAGCGGGATGAGCGTGGTGCAGCTCTTCAACCGCGAGCGGAAGGCCAAGGCCGAATTCGAGCGGCGCAACCGCGATCACATGCTGGCCTACAAAGACGCCATCCTGGCCTTCGGCCTCTTCTATCCGACGGTGGAATTTCTCGGTGTCGCGGCCATCGCATTGCTGTTCTGGATCGGCGGGTTGCGCATCTTCGCCGACAAGCTGACGCTTGGCGTGCTCATCGCCTTCATGCAGTACGCGCAACGCTTCTTCCGGCCGATCCAGGATCTCAGCGAGAAATTCAACATTCTGCAATCGGCCATGGCCGCCTCCGAGCGCATCTTCAAGCTGCTGGACGAGCCGATCACCATCCAGACGGCAGCCGATGCCCGGCATCTCGCAGCGCCGCGCGGCGAGATCGAGTTCCGCAACGTCTGGTTCTCCTACAGTTCCGCCGTTGAGCCTACCGACACGGACTGGGTCCTGCGCGACGTCTCCTTCCGCGTCGCGCCCGGACAGACCGTGGCCATCGTCGGGCACACCGGCGCCGGCAAGACCACGCTCATCTCCCTGCTGCTGCGCTTCTACGACATCCAGCGCGGGGCCATCCTGCTGGACGGAGTGGACATCCGGCTCCTGGACCTGCAGGATCTGCGGCGGCATTTCGGCATCGTGCTGCAGGACCCCTTCCTCTTCACGGGCACGATCGAATCCAACGTGCGCCTGGGCACTTCCGGGATCTCGCGCGAGGAAGCGGAGCGCGCGCTCGACGAGATCGGCCTCGGGGCCTTCCTCCGCTCGCTCAGCGAAGGCGTGGCCACGCCGGTCAACGAACGGGGCTCGACGCTCTCCGTGGGCCAGCGGCAACTGATCAGCTTTGCGCGCGCGCTGGCGCACAACCCGCGCTTCCTGATCCTCGACGAAGCCACCTCCAGCGTGGACACCAAGACCGAGCTGCTGATCCGCGAAGCGCTGGACCGCCTGCTGGCCGGGCGCACGGCACTGGTCATCGCGCACCGCCTGAGCACCATCCAGCACGCCGACCAGATCCTGGTCTTCCACAAGGGCCGGCTGCGCGAGCAGGGCGCGCACCAGGCGCTGCTGGCACAGCGCGGCATCTACTACCGCCTCTATCAGCTCCAGTACAAGGAACAGGAGCTGCGCCTGCCCGCCGGTTCGCCCGGCGCGCCCGCAGCTCAGCTCCCGGCCAATGACTGA
- a CDS encoding ABC transporter ATP-binding protein/permease: MSKPATTAAGGTRQAPPPGSAWKNLVGLLPYLRRYRGMIALGMFTLALMGILGSLVPLSTGIITDTLAGSPLPFAHGAAPGAATAVSGGWLSRMVPFYAPHSRQTLAFYCLVLIAFIALKGIFSFCTRMILIGVSRDIEFDLRNDLLGRLLLLEPEFYVRNRTGELMSRATNDLNAVRMVLGPGIMYSATTLVTMMLAIAIMLKLSASLTLWVLLPVPAVALAVRHFGKVIHDLYEQIQASLATLSARVQENLSGVRVIRAYAQEEAELRGFDAPNREYVARNVELIRTWSMFMPSLQALIGTTFLIVLWKGGSQVIRHQISIGAFVSFFTFLGLLVWPMIALGWVTNIFQRGAASMGRLNFILTAEPQINDRAATVPAGTVPDGAIEFRNLTFAYPTTFQAAAERPALSGNGANGGTGRTENEAVLHDINLRIAAGTTVAIVGPTGSGKTTLATLIARLWEAPAGSLLLDGKPLREWPLETLRRAIGYVPQDTYLFSETIGENIAFGIDSADPERVQRAAQIASLDGDIQGFPEKYETMVGERGITLSGGQKQRTAIARAVIRDPRILILDDSLSSVDTQTEERILTGLRGIFHGRTTVLISHRCSTVRNADQIVVLRDGRIVERGTHEELLARGGYYADLYQKQLLEEELERA, translated from the coding sequence ATGAGCAAGCCGGCCACAACTGCCGCCGGGGGCACACGCCAGGCGCCGCCGCCGGGCTCCGCTTGGAAAAACCTGGTGGGACTGCTTCCTTACCTGCGGCGCTATCGCGGAATGATTGCGCTGGGGATGTTCACGCTGGCGCTGATGGGCATTCTCGGCAGCCTTGTGCCGCTCTCCACCGGCATCATCACCGATACCCTGGCGGGCAGTCCGCTGCCCTTCGCGCATGGCGCGGCACCAGGGGCGGCCACGGCCGTCAGCGGGGGCTGGCTGAGCCGCATGGTGCCCTTCTATGCGCCGCACAGCAGGCAGACACTGGCGTTCTACTGCCTTGTGCTGATCGCCTTCATCGCCCTCAAAGGAATTTTTTCATTCTGCACGCGCATGATCCTCATCGGCGTCTCCCGGGACATCGAATTCGACCTGCGCAACGACTTGCTCGGCCGCCTGCTGCTGCTGGAGCCGGAGTTCTACGTGCGCAACCGGACCGGCGAGCTGATGTCCCGGGCCACGAACGACCTCAATGCCGTGCGCATGGTGCTCGGCCCGGGAATCATGTACAGCGCGACGACGCTGGTGACGATGATGCTGGCCATCGCCATCATGCTGAAGCTGTCGGCCTCCCTGACCCTGTGGGTGCTCCTGCCGGTTCCTGCGGTGGCCCTGGCCGTGCGCCATTTCGGAAAGGTCATCCACGACCTCTACGAACAGATTCAGGCCTCGCTCGCGACTCTCTCCGCGCGCGTCCAGGAAAATCTCTCCGGGGTGCGCGTCATCCGGGCCTACGCGCAGGAAGAGGCGGAACTCCGCGGCTTCGATGCGCCCAACCGCGAATACGTCGCACGCAACGTGGAGTTGATCCGCACCTGGAGCATGTTCATGCCCTCGCTGCAGGCGCTGATCGGCACCACCTTTCTGATCGTCCTGTGGAAAGGAGGTTCCCAGGTGATCCGGCATCAGATTTCGATCGGCGCCTTCGTCTCCTTCTTCACCTTCCTGGGGCTGCTGGTGTGGCCGATGATCGCGCTCGGCTGGGTGACCAACATCTTCCAGCGCGGCGCCGCCTCCATGGGCCGTCTGAATTTCATCCTGACCGCCGAGCCCCAGATCAACGACCGCGCAGCGACGGTCCCCGCCGGCACCGTGCCCGACGGTGCGATCGAGTTTCGCAACCTGACCTTTGCCTATCCCACGACGTTTCAGGCGGCCGCGGAGCGGCCGGCGCTGTCCGGGAACGGAGCGAACGGCGGCACGGGCCGAACGGAAAATGAAGCGGTACTGCACGACATCAACCTGCGCATCGCCGCCGGCACAACAGTGGCCATCGTGGGCCCCACAGGCAGCGGCAAGACCACGCTGGCCACGCTCATCGCGCGGCTGTGGGAAGCGCCGGCAGGCAGCCTGCTGCTGGACGGAAAGCCGCTGCGCGAATGGCCGCTGGAGACGCTGCGCCGCGCCATCGGCTACGTGCCGCAGGACACCTACCTCTTCAGCGAGACCATCGGCGAGAATATCGCCTTCGGCATCGACAGCGCCGATCCGGAGCGCGTGCAGCGCGCCGCGCAGATCGCCAGCCTGGACGGCGACATCCAGGGTTTTCCGGAAAAGTACGAAACGATGGTGGGCGAGCGCGGCATCACGCTCTCCGGCGGGCAGAAGCAGCGCACGGCCATCGCCCGGGCGGTGATCCGCGATCCGCGCATCCTGATCCTGGACGATTCGCTTTCCAGCGTGGATACGCAGACCGAGGAGCGCATCCTCACCGGGCTGCGCGGGATTTTTCACGGCCGCACCACGGTGCTGATCTCGCACCGCTGCTCCACCGTGCGCAACGCCGACCAGATTGTGGTCTTGCGCGACGGGCGCATCGTCGAGCGCGGGACGCACGAGGAACTGCTGGCGCGCGGCGGCTATTACGCGGACTTGTACCAGAAACAACTGCTGGAAGAAGAGCTCGAACGGGCATGA